From a single Rutidosis leptorrhynchoides isolate AG116_Rl617_1_P2 chromosome 5, CSIRO_AGI_Rlap_v1, whole genome shotgun sequence genomic region:
- the LOC139849873 gene encoding uncharacterized protein gives MAPERSKFIRDEVRSLVDAGILREVKYQTWVANPVMDQIGRNLEAYVDDIVIKSHTEEKKLRDIQETFASLRKINMKLNPKKCMLGVEEEKFLGHIVTERGIKANPKKIQAIEDMKSSASKKDVQRLHGCLAALTRFLSKAAEKSLPFMKEGETMILYLAVSKEAVSSVLIAERNGVQMPIYFVSKILQLSETNYPLIHRMVYALVHTARRLRRNAVKGQILEDFLLETNEKVEYDNKMAPQQHVWELHTDGASSEEGTGAGLVLTSPDGEEYTYALKFCFYASNNEAEYEALLSGLPQQVNRMFDARDTSMRQYVKLVEAISKKIDNLEVVQIPRNKNKKADILSKLATLTFDHLRKRVLVEELKEKSILEKPIMAIVEGAKETWMTPYLRYLHDGGLPIDKAEARRIRVTAPMYEVVNGDLYRKSYNGPLLRCLTNDEALKVVKEMHEGRHGTVQHLPKYDLIPVSWPFCKWAIDIVGPFNRSTANGQVEVTNKEIVAGIKARLGLSQTGWVDELPNVLWAHRTTPSGARAKHPSV, from the exons atggcgccagaaagaagtaAATTCatccgtgatgaggtacgaagtttggtggatgcCGGAATCTTACGAGAAGTTAAATATCAGACGTGGGTGGCAAATCCAGTCATG gatcaaattgggcgaaaccTGGAAGCTTATGTGGATGATATCGTTataaaaagtcatactgaagaaaagaagTTGCGAGATATACAAGAGACTTTTGCATCTTTGCGAAAAATCaatatgaaattaaatcccaagaagtgtaTGCTTGGCGTAGAAGAAGAAAAATTTTTAGGCCATATTGTTACAGAACGAGGTAtcaaagctaatcctaagaaaattcaagcaattgaagacatgAAGTCGTCGGCCAGCAAGAAAGACGTTCAAAGGTTACATGGATGtttagcagcattaacaagatttttATCCAAAGCAGCTGAAAAgtcgcttccattcatgaag GAAGGAGAGACTATGATTTTGTATTTAGCTGTCTCAAAAGAAGCAGTTAGTTCTGTCTTAATCGCAGAACGGAACGgcgtgcaaatgcctatatattttgttagcaaaatATTACAACTCAGTGAAACGAATTATCCACTAATTCAtcgcatggtttatgcccttgtgcatactgcacgacgtttacgGAG GAATGCTGTTAAAGGACAAATATTGGAGGACTTCCTTctggagacaaatgaaaaagtgGAATATGACAATAAGATGGCACCACAACAGCATGTTTGGGAATTGCACACTGATGGGGCCTCaagtgaagagggaacaggtgcaggacTGGTGCTAACAAGTCCAGATGGAgaagagtatacttatgcattgaaattttgtttttatgcgTCTAATAATGAAGCGGAatatgaggcattactctccggcTTGC CCCAGCAAGTTAATAGAATGTTTGATGCAAGAGATACATCAATGAGGCAATATGTAAAATTGGTAGAAGCAATTTCCAAAAAAATTGATAATCTAGaggtcgtgcaaatccctcgaaataagaacaagaAGGCTGACATCTTaagcaagttagctactttaacctttgatcatttgcgCAAGCGAGTGTTAGTTGAGGAACTTAAGGAAAAATCAATACTTGAAAAACCAATTATGGCAATAGTTGAAGgtgctaaggaaacttggatgactccatatTTGAGGTATTTGCATGACGGAGGGTTACCCATTGACAAGGCGGAAGCCAGAAGGATAAGAGTAACAGCACCAATGTATGAAGTAGTTAATGGTGATCTTTATCGAAAGTCTTACAATGGTCCGTTATTAAGGTGTTTAACCAATGATGAAGCATTAAAGGTAGTCAaggaaatgcatgaagga AGGCATGGGACAGTTCAGCATCTCCCAAAGTATGATTTGATACCAGTGTCATGGCCGTTTTGCAAATGGGCGATTGATATTGTGGGAccattcaatagaagcactg cgaatggGCAAGTGGAAGTTACTAACAAAGAAattgttgctggcattaaggcacgttTGGGATTAAGTCAAACTGGTTGGGTTGACGAACTACCAAATGTACTATGGGCACACCGGACAACTCCAAGCGGAGCACGGGCGAAACACCCTTCAGTTTAG